DNA sequence from the Cucumis melo cultivar AY chromosome 6, USDA_Cmelo_AY_1.0, whole genome shotgun sequence genome:
CAATACACCCATGAATTTATGGTAAGCATGTTGTGTAGACTTGAATAATCTGTGTGCATGTAACAGAATCTTAACAAATACAGTGTATATGGTTTGTATTTGTTGCGCAGGGAGCAAGGGCATTTGAAGAGCACCTTGACAAGGTGGAGGAGGaccaagaagaagatgatgttgaAGATTTGAACTTGGATTCAAGCGATCGAACAGTGCTTGGAAAAACGGATGACGATGAAGACAAAGATGGAAAAGGGCTTGTGGATGAAAGTCGAGTAGAAAGTTCAAGAGGACAAGATGGTGGTCAATCTAAAGTGACAAAATCAGAGACACCACCAACAGCCAGAGATAAAGATTCTTCGCTGTAtaaggtaaagaaaaaaatcCAATTGTTGAAGATGTGTATAATACATATTATAGACTAATATATGTACATATTTGTAATAGGCCACGGAGGAAACAAATGAGGAGATAAACAGGTTGATACGGTCAATCGATGAAAGTGTTATATATGATGAGatcaagaaaaaagaacacAGGAGAAGAAcggtaaagttgtggatttgtGTATGTTTATTATACTAAATGACTATTAGTTTAATGACTATAATATAAACTACATTGAATTTGTACCTTTAGCTGTGGTAGTAAGCTGACTATTAGTTTAAGTGTGTGGCAATCGATGACATGAAAGTTTTTTTGGGTTATCTACAAGTTGCCACTATTTTTTGTAACGAATGATGGTAATTACATAGTATATGTTGATTACAGTGTTATTCTGGGTAATTATCATTATAGATACCATTGAATATCATTTATCATTATGAATATCATTGAATGGGTTGCTATGAGACATTTAACATTATGAATATCAGTTAATAAATGGACAGGTATAATATTGAATGAATGTATGGCTATTATATTTAAGCAATTCAAATAACAATTAGAGTGTATATGAAATGTGGCCTATAAGGATGTGAATGGTTGTAAGTGTGGTTTGACTACCTATTCCTTAGAAAGATGTGAATTGTTGTTTATGAATGGTATCTTTAACTAATACCTGAGAAATATTAAAGAATGCACAAGGTCAATGTTCATTGAATTCAACCCCAAGAATGTTGAAAAATGTGCAACCAGCATTTGACAAAATTAAAGATACACCTCAGATGGCCAAGGTGATAACATATCTAGTATGAATCTCGGTTCAACATTTCGAAAATGGTAATAACATACTTAATATAGAGTCTTGTTTGCCAATAACTTGTAGATTATAGGGAAAATGCCAAGTAATGATAGGCTTTCAAATATGAAGGAAAATATACCAGCAGCGAGGGGTATTCTAAAACATGTAAGTATATGATCTAATTTATACGTAATTTATAACTTGTTGTCCTATTCgttgactttctttttttttttagctaaACAACACAAAGGAAGGATTGGGAATGAAAAGATCAAATGCTAAAGAGTATAGAGAGGTTACACCAGTTTCAACGGGAATATGGATAGATGCTTTAAGAGGAAAAGTAGTTCCACCAAGGAAAGATAAAGAGAATTCATCCTCAGAATGGCCATCGTTTGATCTGCATCTAAGTCAAGCTTCATATATTCATTTTATGCTTTTTTGTTAGGCAAAATTGATATATTCATTTTACAAAACTTATCAATTCATGcttatttgataattattaaGTAAGTTGAAATACATTGGATTTTGAACATAATTATAGTTGAATCTAAAACAGATCAATACAATGTAATGTATTTAGTCAACATACCTAAGAAATACTTTGTATTTAAATGAACAAAAGACCAATCTTATTTGAACGAATCATTCAACCCACTTGATAACAAAATACAACTTTGAATATAGACAATTAGAAAGGAAATATAAACTAATTAgaactttaaattattaaatatggcAATTACTAAATGGGTTCTTTACAAGACCTGCAATTGTGACCTTTTTTACCACACCTGTTGCAACGAACGGTGGCTTTCTTCTCTAAAAATGAAGTAAACCTCTTCTTTTTTGGTCTTCCAGCTAGACGTTTAACCTGCAGTGGAAGTATTCCATCATTGCCACCTTGGTGCGTATTCCTAATTTGGTTTACACTACCAATAGGACGCGTTCCCTTCTTGTACAGGTTTATCAAATTTGAGACATAGTAGAACTTATCGGTGTACAAATGAAGATTAAGATTCCTTGTGGACAATGCTATACATGCATGTGAACAAGGGATCAAATCAAGGTCCCATTGGCAACATGAACATGTCCGATTTAAAATGTTGACGACAAATTGTTCATTACGATGGTGGACTTCAAATTCATGTTGGTCTACAGGATATATCTGTCAAAACAGTACAACAAATATCATTTACAAACAAGTGAACACACATTTATTGCATTTATTGAATATTAAATAACTTACATTCATTGAGCGACTCTCCCTTAAAGATTCTCGAATCATATCTTCTGCATATATTGAAAGTTTTGTGCATTGGAAACTCCATTTGGTACGACGTTCGTAGAACCATTTTTGAACCAAACTACGAATTGATTCTAGAAGTCCAATTACAGGCAATTCTCGTTGTTCTTTCAAGGTAGAGTTCATACTTTCAGAGATGTTGGTTGTAATAACCTGGTATCTTTTTCTCCTCAAAAAATGCCCTAGCCCACCTGTGTCTTCTCACTGCTTCCAACTCATGCCTCATAGATGGAGATAGTTGATCGAGTTGCCTCATGTAGTACTCAAATTCCAATGGTGTATAAGTTTTGGCACATTTATTGAATGAGTCCTCCATGGGAAGTGATTTATGGTTCTTTTTCAAGTTCTTCAACAAATGGAATGCACATAATCCATGTTCAGCTATttcaaaaacgacattaaacCCATTTTCTATACTTTTGTGAGCATCAGACATAATTAACATTTCATTATGTTCCCCAAAAACGACCCTAAGGTTTCGAAAAACCATGCCCATAACAAATCATTCTCTGAATCAACGAATGCAAAAGCTAGTGGCACAATTTGAGAATTTTCATCAATAGTACAAGCAAAGATGAGGGTATAAATATATTTGTTCTTCATGGCTGCACCATCAACAGAAATAACTGGTACGCAGTAGTTCCATGCATCAATTGAAGTAGCTAGTGCCATGAAATAGAATTTAAACCGACCTTCATCATCTGCTTCTTCAGCCGTATATGTACCTAAAAACAGTCAAATAAAG
Encoded proteins:
- the LOC103491855 gene encoding uncharacterized protein LOC103491855, with translation MNSTLKEQRELPVIGLLESIRSLVQKWFYERRTKWSFQCTKLSIYAEDMIRESLRESRSMNIYPVDQHEFEVHHRNEQFVVNILNRTCSCCQWDLDLIPCSHACIALSTRNLNLHLYTDKFYYVSNLINLYKKGTRPIGSVNQIRNTHQGGNDGILPLQVKRLAGRPKKKRFTSFLEKKATVRCNRCGKKGHNCRSCKEPI